One Oenanthe melanoleuca isolate GR-GAL-2019-014 unplaced genomic scaffold, OMel1.0 S409, whole genome shotgun sequence DNA window includes the following coding sequences:
- the LOC130266977 gene encoding uncharacterized protein LOC130266977 encodes MHPSAGNGGGIPCQERGVGRRPPLPASGKVQAGDKKDAFVRGEGPKGTTRNTAADRTCLRPQQRWRPTGSGCGHNKDGRKKGREMKDQGPCLGCLPAPRAVLRGIARRADTGRAPSGTAGTPEPGGRRQAAAARLSLPGSASGTTLPVSSLCSLPAPLPPGETEENTNNIEEERTACRAARAIALPAAGSSQQEEAAAFSARKRFSCGEAAEKAAWHSPPEWASPDWAPAEDGAVAAPCHSCEIWDCLHAGSSTGDWPKGSGWDTAPTGAALAH; translated from the exons ATGCATCCAAGCGCCGGGAATGGAGGCGGAATACCGTGCCAAGAGCGCGGGGTCGGTCGGCGTCCACCGCTGCCAGCGTCGGGTAAGGTTCAGGCAGGAGATAAGAAGGATGCCTTTGTGAGGGGCGAGGGCCCGAAGGGAACCACAAGAAACACGGCAGCCGACCGGACGTGTCTTCggccacaacaaagatggcgACCGACCGGAAGTGGCTGCggccacaacaaagatggccGCAAGAAAGGGCGGGAAATGAAGGACCAAGGTCCGTGtttgggctgcctgcccgcgcCCCGAGCCGTTCTCCGCGGCATTGCCAGGCGTGCGGACACGGGCCGTGCGCCCAGCGGCACCGCGGGCACGCCGGAGCCCGGCGGGCGCCGGCAGGCAGCTGCGGCACGCCTCTCTCTGCCGGGCTCCGCCTCAGGAACGACCCTTCCCGTCTCCAGTCTGTGTTCCCTCCCGGCTCCCCTCCCGCCCGGGGAAAcggaggaaaacacaaataacatcgaggaagaaagaacagcctgcagagctgcccgAGCCATCGCCCTGCCCGCAgccgggagcagccagcaggaggaggcagctgctttCTCAGCCAGAAAG AGATTCAGCtgtggggaagctgcagagaaggctgcctggcacagccccccagaATGGGCCTCCCCCGACTGGGCTCCCGCAGAGGATGGGGCAGTTGCAGCCCCCTGTCATTCCTGTGAGATTTG GGACTGTCTCcatgcaggaagcagcacaggggacTGGCCGAAGGGCTCGGGCTGGGACACGGCCCcaacaggagcagccctggcacactgA